The following is a genomic window from Candidatus Moraniibacteriota bacterium.
ACAGCGAATCCGCTCAAAGAAATCCGCTTATTGCGAATCCGATTCACTTTCGGAATCAGATCCCGAATCGGTCCCAAATGCCGCTTTCAAATCAGCTCGAGCCTGCTCAAGCGCCAGCTTGAAATCCGAGAGCGCCGTTGCAAAAGCCACCTTTTTTGTCTCAGCGAGCGTCTTTATCTGTTCGCCGACTGTGTCCGCATCTTTCCGCTCACTCTCCATAGAAGTTCGAGCCGCTTTGAGAACCTGTTTACAATCTTTTCAACAACAATCGAGCAAAACTTAAAACCATCATCTGTAAGCTCGAATCCAGTGTCCGTTCGCAATTCTTCCAGAGCCTTCGGCATTTCTCCAGCCAGGAGAAGCTTCTCTCGACCACCCAGCGCTGAGGAAGAACGGCAAACGTATGCAATTCGTTTCGTTTAGCTACTCCCACTTCCGCACCGATACATGCTTTGATCGCTTTGGCGAAGTTTTCTCCGGTATAACTACCATCAGTCAAGAGTTTCTCCACCCGTGAAAGGTGTTTTTTGTTTGCCTTGACGGCTTGGATAGCTCCATTTCGATCAGTGACGTTAGCAGTGGTTACCGTGAACGCATGCGGCAATCCGTTGGTGTCAACGAGAATATGTCGCTTGATACCGGAAACTTTTTTTCCTGCATCATAACCTTTTTCTCGAGCCGTATCTGTATTCTTGACACTTTGAGCATCAACGATGCAGAAACTGGTTTTGCATTGTTTGCCATTTTTCATACGTTCTTGTTCGACCAATTTTTTTTAAGACTTGCTCAAGCATACTCTCTGTCTGTTTGTTTTTTCGTTCCTTCCAGACAAGGAAGTGTCGATAGACACTCTGCCATTTTGGATAATCCTTGGGAAGTGCCCTCCATTGGCAACCCGTGACCAGAATGTAGAGCAGAGCGTTGAATACGTCATAGGAATCAAGTGTCTTTGGTTTGGTTCTCTTCCTGGTTGATTCGAGAAATGGTCTGATGTGTTCGAATTGTTCTCGGGTTATGTCGCTTGGATACATGGTTCTTTTGGTTTGAGGATTATGTCCTCAGTGTACCAGAAGATTGTAAACAGGTTCTGAGACTCGCCCGCAGCGTCTCGCGGACCATCGCCGGGTCGACCCCTGATTCGCAATCACTCTTTGCTGTCGCAAAGGCGGCATCAACAGCCACTTTGAAAGTAGCCAGACTCGAATCAACCGTCGTCTTCTTACTGCCGATAGCCGCATCAACCCCGGCGCGGAACGCTTCAATAGCCGCATCGACTGCTTGTTGCCGATTGGAAACTGCCGTTTCCACAGCCGCCTTAAATGCGGCAACCGCTGCCTGTTTCTCCGCATCATCCCCCGCTTGTTCAAGCAACTTCGCATACATCTCCTCGCGCTTCGTGTCGCGCTCATTTCGATTCGTCTCAAGCGTTGAGTCGCGCTCATCGCGGTTCTCATCAAAAATATTCCGACGCGTCGATTTTCGTTCCAATATTCCTTTCTGGGCATCATTCAGGCGCACGCTTAATCTCTCATTCCGTTCGATCATAGCTGCGCATGTGTTCTGCTGGCGATCCAGCATATTCTCTTCTCGATTCGCTTTCCGATCCCCGGCATTTCCATCCATAAAAGCGCGCTTCTGTATGCTATCGTTCTCAACCTGTGTCTTCCGCTCCGTCGCAAGATCGTGCGCTCGCACCCAGGGAGCTCGCTTCCCTCCACCATCTGTACTCCCGTCAGCATTTTCATCGGCGCGTACCGAAACAATGCCCAAAGAGAACACGATCGCACAGACGGCGAATCCGATCGCTCCAAACGAAAATTTAGCGTTGCGTGTCATCATAAGCATTGGTTATAGCATCAATGGTTTGCACATTTTCCTTTGCTGCATTCGTTTCACCATCAGCTTCGTTATCGAGCGCCGATGTATCAGAATCATTCTTCAAAATATCATCGACCACAGCATCCGGAGTCCCGGGAGTCACATCGGAATCCTGCATTATCTCTCCCCTCATAGCAGAATCGCCTGGTGCGGACGGTGGCTCAGGAGGCATCATCGTCGGCGCTCCATTCATCGGGACGACCCGCTGACCGGAAAACTGCCGATAAATAAACGCAAATGCTACAACCAAAAAACCGACACCGATAGCAACGGCAATTTTTTGTTTTTCTGTCATAAAGACATCAACTCAAAGAGTTAACAATATTTCTATTGTATCACGATATTTCAAGAAAGAAAAAACGGTTTACACTCGATGGCTTTCACCGAGAATGTAAACCGCACTAGAAAATATCGGGACACAATTATCCCGAGGACTCCTCTTCATTCAATGCATTCTCCGCTGAAACAGATCTCGAAATACCGGATAAATATCGGCAGGACTGTCAATCTGCCGCATCGCGAAATTCGGATGTTGTTCTTTCACTTCCTCGTATGCCTCCCAGAGAGTCTGATGGCGATCCGGCGTTATTTCAATATACGCGTAGTAGCGTACAAACGGTACGATTTCCTTGAGGAGGATATCTCTGCAATGAGGCGAGTCATGATTCCAATTGTCGCCATCCGATGCTTGCGCTACATAGATATTCCAACTACCCGCCGGATAGCGATCCGACATGATTTCGCACATCAATTCAAGCGCGCTGGATACAACTGTGCCACCTGTCTCCCTCTCATGGAAGAAAGTGTGTTCATCAACTTCCTTTGCTACCGCATGATGGCGAATAAAAACCACATCGATTTTTTCATAGTTCCTCTTCAAGAAAAGATGGAGCAAAATAAAGAATCGCTTCGCCAAGTCCTTTCGTGCCGCATCCATCGACCCAGACACATCCATGATACAAAACATCACCGCCTGTGAAGATGGTTGTGGCTGCTTCACCCTGTTAGTGTAACGCAGATCGAACGTATCGATAAACGGCACAGCCCGAAGCCTGGCTTGCTCGCGAGAAAGCTCCTTCAGGAGAGCCTGAACGAGAGAAGAACTCTCCGGTACGCCGTTTTCGCGAAAACATTCGAGAACCTCTTCGATTTCCGCGATGCGTCGCTTGTGCGGATTGCCAAGCGCCATGCGTCGAGCCATCGCGCCTCGAAGAGATCGGACAATATCGATATTCGACGGATTCCCCGCACTGCTAAACCCGGCGCGAACCGATTTGAACTCCGTCAGTTTGGCAAGCTGTGTCCGGACAAGGTTGGGCAACTCCAAATCCTCAAAGAACAGATCCAGAAACTCCTCCCGCGACAGCTCAAAAACAAAATCATCTTCGCCCACACCTTGATCACTTGCCGATCCGCTACCGGACCCGTTGCCACCACCCCCACCCTTCGGGCGCGCCATCCTGTCCCCCGGTACAAACTCTTTGTTGCCCGGGCGGATCACCTCGCGTCTTCCGCCAGGACCGTGCCTAAATTGCGGCTCGGACAAATCGCGAGCAGGAATGTTCACCTTTTCGCCATTGTCAACATTGGTAATACTCCGACCTCCCAGGGCTTTAGTCACTGCCTTCTTGATCTGAGTCTTGAATCGCCGAATGAATCGCTGTCGATTCACCGTGCTCTTGTTCTTCCCATCCAACCGCCGATCGATAAGTTGCGCCATCTCACACCTCCGCACTTCTCAATTTTTTAAAAAACTCCCCGCCGCCTCATATGCGACCGGGTTCTCTTTTCGCATTCCGTTTACCACTCCTCTTACTATTCCCTTTTTCACAAAGAGATCTGCCAACCAAACTGCGCCAACCTTGCCTCCATAGAAGCTTCATCGGAGAAACAGATCTGCGCGGTATGCTTTTCTCTCTGTACGATACTTTTGTATCACATTTTATAATAAAACACAAGGACTGCCACTATAAGTAGTGGCAGTCCCGAACAAATACAGAAGAATAATGCTGGAAAGCCAAGAGATCCCTACCGGCGTCTTCGCCCGGAAGATGCGAATGACCGCGACGACGAACCGCGAGAGTCGACTTCGGTACTGTCAACAAAAGTAAAAGCGTGACCGATTTTCGAGCCGCGACCGGTTCGGCCGATGCGATGGATATAGTCTTCGTACGTCATCGGAAGATCGTAGTTGATCACATGCGTGACGCCATCAATATCGAGTCCACGAGCCGCAACATCGGTCGCCACCAAAATACGAACATGGTCGTCACGAAACTTTGCAAGTGAGCGCTCTCGCTGTCCTTGCGACAAATCACCATGAATCGCCCCCGTCTTGAACCCGCGATCAAAAAGCGTCCGAGCAAGTTTTTCCGCGCCATGTTTCGTCTTGCTGAATACGAGCACTTTCCGAAACGTTTCCTGGAGGAGCATCTCATGAAGCCGCTCGATTTTCTCTTCGCGACCATTCACATGTACGACATCCTGATTGACATTCTCCGACGTCGCGCGCGATTTGACAAACACCGTCACCGGATTGGTAAGAAATGATTTGGCAATCTCGCGGACACCCGCTTCCATCGTCGCCGAGAAAAAGAGTGACTGCCGCTCTTTCTTCACGAGTGACAAAATATGCTTGATATCCCGCACAAATCCCATATCAAGCATACGGTCGACCTCGTCGAGCACGATATTGTTCACGCCTGATATGTCGAGAAGCCGCCGTTCGATCAAATCCTTGATACGACCCGGCGTCCCGATAATAAAGTTTGGACGCGCACGCAGATCGCGCACCTGCGAGTGCATGTGCGCCCCGCCGATCACAACCGCAGACCGAAGTCCTGATCCCTTGGAAAACGCGAGAAATTCCACCTGAATCTGGAGCGCGAGCTCGCGTGTTGGGACGAGAATAAGCGCAAATTCATACTTCGACGCATGGAATATTTTATTGATAAGTGGAATAAGAAATGCCGCTGTCTTTCCCGTTCCGGTATTCGCGATACCAATCACATCACGCCCGGAAAGAACAAATGGTATCGCCGAATCCTGAATCGGCGTCGGATTTTCAAAATTCCGATCGGCAATTATTTTCTTCAATTTCTCATGTATGGAAAAATCCGAAAACGAATGTTCCGGCTGAAAGGTTTCCGTCTCCGCAGAGACAACGGCCTTTTTTACAAATTGTGAAATATCAAAATTTCTCTCAAGCGACGATTTCCCTCGACCGCCCTTTTTGGTCACGCGTTTCGGCGCGCTCCACTTCGGTCGCGAAGTATGCGATCGAAAACTTCTCTCCTGAAACATAGGCAAACTCTCTAATAAATTATGTCCCGTTTTGCGCACGCTTCATTTCGAAAAACGAAGCGTGCCAAACAAAAACGGAATCCTCCGAAAAGGATCCCTCGAACATACGAACAGAGAGCGCCGTTTCAGATGATGATGTGTAGCCTCGCTGCACTTTTCTTCCCTTGCGCGACGTCGTTCAAATATGACGCCTGTGTCTTTCAGTGGGAAATTGATTTCCCAAGACTCTGCACAGCGAGAAACATGCTGCGAGGAAACTTCTTTTGGACCAGACTCGAAAACCCTTCCGAGAAAAAAGCTTCTACCGTATTCGAAACCGACATACCGGACCTTATCGCATCCCAAAAATACTACTGACGGATCGAAAGGAAAAGAATGCCGGAAAACCGAATAGGCACTACAACGCCCAATAATAGCAGATTATGTACATGACGTCAAGACCCGAGCTCGATAGCTTCAGACAATGGCTTATCTGAAGCTTTATCAGAAGATTGACCAGAAAATTCTCGCGCGATCTCAGCAATCGTCTCTCGCATAAGAAGAAGACTCTGATCATCAAGTATAGAGAGCGTAAGCACTTTCGAATTCTTCCGCGAAAGCGCTTTTGCAACCTTCGCCACCAACTCGGGAATTCGCTCATCGGCGCGCGACACCACTATCCACTCCGGCTTCTCAAGAAGCTTCGGATTGTACCGTTTGAGTTCCCGGCGAATATTCATGTAGTCCGTCACCGGCGTCTTGCTATCCGCTGCAACAAGGTGGAACAACACCCTCGTCCGCTCGATATGCTGCAAAAACTTGTGCCCCAAACCCTTCCCTTTCGAAGCACCCTCAATGAGCCCCGGAATGTCTGCGATGATCGTGTCAAAATACACCCCGAGATGCGGTTCAAGCGTCGTAAACCGGTAATTCCCCACCTTGCTCGACGCATCAGTAAGCGCATTGAGAAGGCTCGACTTTCCCACATTGGGATACCCGATAAGCCCGATATCAGCTATCATTTTGAGCTCCAAACGGAGCGTCACCGATTCTCCGGGCAGCCCCGGATTCGCTCGATTCGGCGTCGTATTCCGACTCGACCGAAAATGGAAGTTTCCAAATCCGCCGTTTCCGCCACGCGCCACCAACACTTTCTGCCCGGGAAACACAATGTCATAGTCTTTGCCCTGTGCCACATCATGTGCCACCGTCCCTACCGGCACACGCACTATCTTGTCGGCACCATCGGCACCGGTCCGCATGTTCTGCTCGCCATTGCCGCCATTTCCCGCACGCGCGCTCTTCACCGATCGAAACTGGCGAAGCGCGCCCAGATCCGACACACCCAACAGAAAGACGCTTCCACCGCGCCCGCCATTCCCGCCGGTCGGACCCTCATTCATCATGGTCCGCGTGAACCGCACCACGCCGTCCCCACCCTTCCCAGCGGAAACCTCAAGAGTAACATCATCGATAAGCATAGACCGCTATCCTAGCACGGAAATTGTCAGAAGACAAGGATAACTTCCCTATTTTTTGACGCTTATTTGTTGTTTCATCGAACTCAAACAGGCTGTGCTACAGTTTCATTTAACCAAAACTTTATAATAAAAACCCCGCGATCACCTCTCGGTAACCGCGGGTCACAGTCAAATGCCTACACGTTTTTTCATTCGGATGAAGGAATGTTCACTCCCCGTCTTCCTCTTCCGGCGATTCTACAACAGCTGTCGAATAGACACCTGTAACGCCTCGGCGAATGCGCGGCCACAACAGGCAAGTGGCAACGCCAACTGCCGCGAGTAGATACCACACGCAGAGCGATATCCATTGATTCGAAAACAAAACATCCGCTTGATAGTAGTAGAGGTTATACAACAGAAGCCCCATACAGATAAGCACGACCCCTGTAACCACTACGCGAGTGCTAATGTACACGAAGTACAAGACGGCGCACCAGACAGCGAGAAACACGGCTATGATAATCCATCCAATCGGATTCTTCGCAAGATCGATTACTTGAGTCGCGAACGAATACCCGGACGGGTTATACGTCAAAAAAAACAGGATGTATACCAGAATAACGGTAACAGCAAATCGTGTTTTCATGAGATACTCTCCAAAAGAATGAGAAAGAGAACGGCTCGAATCCAAAAGGGAAACGAGCCGTCAAAACAACACTATTACCTAACCAGCACTCACTTGGTGAGGGACGATAAGCGCTCCTTTGCGCCACTCGCCAATGATTTCGCTCGCGTTACCAGCGCATCGGTCCCCTGCCCGATCTTGGTTGATGCTGCATTGATAAGGCCTTGCATCCAGTCCGCCGGAGGCATGAGGGCAACTTCTTCAGTTGCAGCAACCTTTTTGATTGCCGCCGCCAATGTCCTCTGCTGCGCCGGATCCTGGATCAAGCGCGGATCACGAGCAACTACGCCAACCGGAACCGTGACCGTCTCAATCGACTTGGCAGATCCGCCAAAGCCCCACATCCTGGCATTCCCCACCATAACCGGCTTTACGGCGAACTTCTCGCCAAACAGCATCTGGGAAAAGTCCGGATCGATGACGCCCATGATAACCAACCCGGCATCATTGATAGCCCTGAAGGTGGCATTATCTGGATTCGGATACTGCACCAAGAAGCCGATTTTCACCCTCCCGCTTTCCACGGCAGAGACCAGCTCCGCGCGATCCTTGAAAACGGTTACATCGGCATCTTTGAGCGATGACCCTTGCACACTCTGCAACGAGCGGAAGAGTGCCGCATCACCCGATTTCTCCCCCGGCAGACCAATGGAAACCAGAAAGGCATTCTCCTTCACACCCACCCAGCTGCCGACGGCCGCCGCGATTTCCGGCTTCATAAAAACCAGAACGGCTTCGCCGGCAACATACCGAATCACATTGACTTTGCCGGGATTATTATCGGCGAGAGCGGCGGCGACATCACCCTTCATCAGAGCGATGTCCAGC
Proteins encoded in this region:
- a CDS encoding DEAD/DEAH box helicase codes for the protein MFQERSFRSHTSRPKWSAPKRVTKKGGRGKSSLERNFDISQFVKKAVVSAETETFQPEHSFSDFSIHEKLKKIIADRNFENPTPIQDSAIPFVLSGRDVIGIANTGTGKTAAFLIPLINKIFHASKYEFALILVPTRELALQIQVEFLAFSKGSGLRSAVVIGGAHMHSQVRDLRARPNFIIGTPGRIKDLIERRLLDISGVNNIVLDEVDRMLDMGFVRDIKHILSLVKKERQSLFFSATMEAGVREIAKSFLTNPVTVFVKSRATSENVNQDVVHVNGREEKIERLHEMLLQETFRKVLVFSKTKHGAEKLARTLFDRGFKTGAIHGDLSQGQRERSLAKFRDDHVRILVATDVAARGLDIDGVTHVINYDLPMTYEDYIHRIGRTGRGSKIGHAFTFVDSTEVDSRGSSSRSFASSGRRRR
- a CDS encoding YeaH/YhbH family protein; this translates as MAQLIDRRLDGKNKSTVNRQRFIRRFKTQIKKAVTKALGGRSITNVDNGEKVNIPARDLSEPQFRHGPGGRREVIRPGNKEFVPGDRMARPKGGGGGNGSGSGSASDQGVGEDDFVFELSREEFLDLFFEDLELPNLVRTQLAKLTEFKSVRAGFSSAGNPSNIDIVRSLRGAMARRMALGNPHKRRIAEIEEVLECFRENGVPESSSLVQALLKELSREQARLRAVPFIDTFDLRYTNRVKQPQPSSQAVMFCIMDVSGSMDAARKDLAKRFFILLHLFLKRNYEKIDVVFIRHHAVAKEVDEHTFFHERETGGTVVSSALELMCEIMSDRYPAGSWNIYVAQASDGDNWNHDSPHCRDILLKEIVPFVRYYAYIEITPDRHQTLWEAYEEVKEQHPNFAMRQIDSPADIYPVFRDLFQRRMH
- a CDS encoding IS5 family transposase (programmed frameshift) — its product is MYPSDITREQFEHIRPFLESTRKRTKPKTLDSYDVFNALLYILVTGCQWRALPKDYPKWQSVYRHFLVWKERKNKQTESMLEQVLKKIVEQERMKNGKQCKTSFCIVDAQSVKNTDTAREKGYDAGKKVSGIKRHILVDTNGLPHAFTVTTANVTDRNGAIQAVKANKKHLSRVEKLLTDGSYTGENFAKAIKACIGAEVGVAKRNELHTFAVLPQRWVVERSFSWLEKCRRLWKNCERTLDSSLQMMVLSFARLLLKRL
- the obgE gene encoding GTPase ObgE — encoded protein: MLIDDVTLEVSAGKGGDGVVRFTRTMMNEGPTGGNGGRGGSVFLLGVSDLGALRQFRSVKSARAGNGGNGEQNMRTGADGADKIVRVPVGTVAHDVAQGKDYDIVFPGQKVLVARGGNGGFGNFHFRSSRNTTPNRANPGLPGESVTLRLELKMIADIGLIGYPNVGKSSLLNALTDASSKVGNYRFTTLEPHLGVYFDTIIADIPGLIEGASKGKGLGHKFLQHIERTRVLFHLVAADSKTPVTDYMNIRRELKRYNPKLLEKPEWIVVSRADERIPELVAKVAKALSRKNSKVLTLSILDDQSLLLMRETIAEIAREFSGQSSDKASDKPLSEAIELGS
- a CDS encoding TilS substrate-binding domain-containing protein, whose product is MRSCLNKRGMMRRNRQRLPHLRRLWKRQFPIGNKQSMRLLKRSAPGLMRLSAVRRRRLIRVWLLSKWLLMPPLRQQRVIANQGSTRRWSARRCGRVSEPVYNLLVH